One part of the Glycine max cultivar Williams 82 chromosome 14, Glycine_max_v4.0, whole genome shotgun sequence genome encodes these proteins:
- the WRKY49 gene encoding WRKY transcription factor 49 translates to MASSSGSLDTSASANSFTNFTFSTHPFMTTSFSDLLASPLDNNKPPQGGLSERTGSGVPKFKSTPPPSLPLSPPPISPSSYFAIPPGLSPAELLDSPVLLNSSNILPSPTTGAFVAQSFNWKSSSGGNQQIVKEEDKSFSNFSFQTRSGPPASSTATYQSSNVTVQTQQPWSFQEATKQDNFSSGKGMMKTENSSSMQSFSPEIASVQTNHSNGFQSDYGNYPPQSQTLSRRSDDGYNWRKYGQKQVKGSENPRSYYKCTYPNCPTKKKVERSLDGQITEIVYKGTHNHPKPQNTRRNSSNSSSLAIPHSNSIRTEIPDQSYATHGSGQMDSAATPENSSISIGDDDFEQSSQKCKSGGDEYDEDEPDAKRWKIEGENEGMSAPGSRTVREPRVVVQTTSDIDILDDGYRWRKYGQKVVKGNPNPRSYYKCTHPGCPVRKHVERASHDLRAVITTYEGKHNHDVPAARGSGSHSVNRPMPNNASNHTNTAATSVRLLPVIHQSDNSLQNQRSQAPPEGQSPFTLEMLQSPGSFGFSGFGNPMQSYVNQQQLSDNVFSSRTKEEPRDDMFLESLLC, encoded by the exons ATGGCATCTTCTTCTGGTAGTTTAGACACCTCTGCAAGTGCAAACTCCTTCACCAACTTCACCTTCTCCACACACCCTTTCATGACCACTTCTTTCTCTGACCTCCTTGCTTCTCCCTTGGACAACAACAAGCCACCACAGGGTGGTTTGTCTGAGAGAACTGGCTCTGGTGTTCCCAAATTCAAGTCCACACCACCACCTTCTCTGCCTCTCTCTCCCCCTCccatttctccttcttcttacTTTGCTATTCCTCCTGGTTTGAGCCCTGCTGAGCTTCTTGACTCGCCGGTTCTCCTTAATTCTTCCAAC ATTCTGCCATCTCCAACAACTGGAGCATTtgttgctcagagcttcaattgGAAGAGCAGTTCAGGGGGGAATCAGCAAATTGTCAAGGAAGAAGACAAAAGCTTCTCAAATTTCTCTTTCCAAACCCGATCAGGACCTCCTGCTTCATCCACAGCAACATACCAGTCTTCAAATGTCACAGTTCAAACA CAACAGCCATGGAGTTTTCAGGAGGCCACGAAACAGGATAATTTTTCCTCAGGAAAGGGTATGATGAAAACTGAAAACTCTTCTTCCATGCAGAGTTTTTCCCCTGAGATTGCTAGTGTCCAAACTAACCATAGCAATGGGTTTCAATCCGATTATGGCAATTACCCCCCACAATCTCAGACTTTAAGTAGAAGGTCAGATGATGGGTACAATTGGAGGAAATATGGTCAAAAACAAGTGAAGGGAAGTGAAAATCCAAGAAGTTATTACAAATGCACATACCCCAATTGCCCTACAAAGAAGAAGGTTGAGAGGTCTTTAGATGGACAAATTACTGAGATAGTTTATAAGGGTACTCATAACCATCCTAAGCCTCAAAATACTAGGAGAAACTCATCAAACTCCTCTTCTCTTGCAATCCCTCATTCAAATTCCATCAGGACTGAAATCCCAGATCAATCCTATGCCACACATGGAAGTGGACAAATGGATTCAGCTGCCACCCCAGAAAACTCATCAATATCAATTGGAGATGATGATTTTGAGCAGAGTTCCCAAAAGTGTAAATCAGGAGGGGATGAATATGATGAAGATGAACCTGATGCCAAAAGATG GAAAATTGAAGGTGAAAATGAGGGTATGTCAGCCCCTGGAAGTAGAACAGTGAGAGAACCTAGAGTTGTAGTTCAGACAACCAGTGACATTGATATCCTTGATGATGGCTATAGGTGGAGAAAATACGGGCAGAAAGTAGTGAAGGGCAATCCAAATCCaag GAGTTACTACAAGTGCACACACCCAGGATGTCCAGTGAGGAAGCACGTGGAAAGAGCCTCACATGACCTAAGGGCTGTGATCACAACTTATGAGGGAAAGCACAACCATGATGTTCCTGCAGCCCGTGGCAGTGGCAGCCATTCTGTTAACAGACCAATGCCAAACAATGCTTCAAACCACACCAACACTGCAGCCACTTCCGTAAGGCTCTTGCCAGTGATCCACCAAAGTGACAATTCCCTTCAGAACCAAAGATCACAAGCACCACCAGAAGGGCAATCACCCTTCACCCTAGAGATGCTACAAAGTCCAGGAAGTTTTGGATTCTCAGGGTTTGGGAATCCAATGCAATCTTACGTGAACCAGCAGCAACTATCTGACAATGTTTTCTCCTCCAGGACCAAGGAGGAGCCTAGAGATGACATGTTCCTTGAGTCTCTACTATGctga